From the genome of Papaver somniferum cultivar HN1 chromosome 2, ASM357369v1, whole genome shotgun sequence, one region includes:
- the LOC113349990 gene encoding uncharacterized protein LOC113349990: MEEIYKELMDLKPVVVETLVDIMLCAVPIWVAVMIGLVIGWSWRPRWTGLLFLGLRSKFRFIWTTVPPGFGARRLWFAFTAFSAFSVARKLWFNFKGKGERGGDEKSVGSESGESLTLSGDPSQNSNLRSESLVEENDVVTEKDVEHLRHLLEGKLGDAAWQSLMERTNPNMAYQAWRYEPEAGPTVYRSRTVYEDATPELVRDFFWDDEFRPKWDHMLSYVEILEERPLTGTSIVHWIKKFPFFCSDREYIIGRRIWESGRTYYCVTKGVPYRSLPKRDKPRRVDLYFSSWIIRAVESRKGDGQFTACEVSLVHYEDMGIPKDVAKLGVRHGMWGTVKKIHSGMRTYQLARKSETALSRSALLARITTKIPSHGNLESLNQVSEDGENDQTEMSHTKMDNGVDWRWVVVGGTVALVCGIQTGVIGKALLFGAARRLARR, translated from the exons ATGGAAGAAATATATAAAGAATTGATGGATTTGAAACCAGTTGTGGTTGAAACATTAGTCGACATTATGCTATGCGCAGTACCAATATGGGTAGCAGTTATGATAGGATTGGTAATTGGTTGGTCATGGAGACCACGTTGGACTGgtttattgtttttaggtttaagaaGTAAATTTCGTTTCATTTGGACTACTGTTCCTCCTGGTTTTGGTGCTCGTCGTCTTtggtttgcttttactgcatttTCTGCATTTTCTGTTGCTAGAAAGCTTTGGTTTAATTTTAAAGGGAAAGGAGAAAGAGGAGGAGATGAAAAATCGGTTGGTTCTGAATCCGGTGAATCTTTGACTTTGTCCGGGGATCCTAGTCAAAATAGCAATTTGAGGAG TGAATCGTTAGTGGAGGAGAATGATGTCGTCACAGAGAAGGATGTCGAGCACTTGCGACATCTTCTTGAAGGTAAACTCGGGGATGCAGCATGGCAGAGTTTGATGGAACGCACCAATCCAAATATGGCTTACCAAGCATGGCGATACGAGCCAGAG GCAGGTCCCACAGTTTACCGTAGTAGAACTGTATACGAGGATGCGACTCCGGAACTGGTTAGAGATTTTTTCTGGGATGATGAATTCCGTCCCAAATGGGACCATATGCTATCTTATGTTGAGATATTGGAAGAGCGCCCTCTGACAGGAACAAGTATTGTACACTGGATTAAAAAG TTCCCGTTTTTCTGTAGTGATCGAGAGTATATTATTGGTCGACGAATATGGGAGTCCGGAAGGACATATTACTGTGTAACCAAG GGTGTGCCATATCGATCTTTACCTAAGCGTGACAAACCCAGGCGTGTAGATCTTTATTTCTCAAGCTGGATCATCAGGGCAG TGGAATCCCGGAAAGGAGATGGGCAATTTACTGCTTGTGAAGTATCTCTAGTCCATTACGAAGACATGGGAATTCCAAAAGATGTTGCAAAGTTGGGAGTTCGTCATGGAATGTGGGGAACTGTCAAGAAAATACATTCTGGCATGAGAACATACCAGCTTGCGAGAAAGTCTGAGACGGCATTATCACGAAGTGCCTTGTTGGCGCGGATCACTACCAAGATCCCTAGTCATGGCAATCTGGAATCTTTGAACCAAGTTTCTGAAGATGGTGAGAATGATCAAACTGAAATGTCGCATACTAAAATGGATAATGGTGTGGATTGGAGATGGGTAGTTGTTGGTGGAACCGTGGCTCTGGTTTGTGGAATACAAACAGGTGTGATTGGAAAAGCTTTGTTATTCGGAGCTGCTCGCAGACTTGCAAGGAGGTAA